A window of Pyrobaculum aerophilum str. IM2 contains these coding sequences:
- a CDS encoding MTH1187 family thiamine-binding protein yields MAKMVVSLSVVPLGTGSPSVSKYVARVTEIIKSSGLKYKTGAGFTDIEMDSYQQLADLLGKIEEALIGMGVQRISITIKIDRRLDKELHIEEKIAKAEGL; encoded by the coding sequence ATGGCCAAAATGGTAGTAAGCCTCTCGGTGGTGCCCTTGGGCACGGGCTCGCCCAGCGTGTCGAAATACGTGGCTAGAGTGACGGAGATAATTAAGTCCTCGGGTTTGAAATACAAGACGGGGGCAGGGTTTACCGATATCGAGATGGACTCCTATCAGCAATTAGCCGACTTGCTGGGCAAAATCGAAGAGGCGCTGATAGGAATGGGAGTTCAACGCATTTCTATAACTATTAAAATCGACCGCAGGCTTGACAAGGAGTTACACATTGAGGAAAAAATCGCAAAGGCGGAAGGCTTATAA
- a CDS encoding MazG nucleotide pyrophosphohydrolase domain-containing protein, which translates to MELREIVKIQTAFSQEKVPQFWDIKDEKDLALRLEYFTNALAGEVGEAANIVKKVVRSVVYGRGDVKLGDVKEALAEELTDVFIYVITMAGLLELDLEREFFKKLEKNKQRF; encoded by the coding sequence GTGGAGTTAAGGGAGATTGTGAAAATACAGACCGCCTTCTCCCAGGAGAAAGTCCCCCAGTTTTGGGACATAAAAGATGAGAAAGATCTAGCGCTGAGACTTGAGTATTTTACAAACGCCCTAGCGGGAGAGGTTGGCGAGGCGGCAAATATTGTCAAGAAGGTTGTGAGGAGCGTTGTCTACGGGCGTGGCGACGTTAAGCTCGGCGATGTGAAAGAGGCTCTGGCCGAGGAGCTGACGGACGTGTTTATCTACGTCATAACCATGGCCGGCCTACTGGAGCTGGACTTGGAGCGGGAGTTTTTTAAAAAGCTCGAGAAGAACAAACAGAGGTTTTGA
- a CDS encoding FHA domain-containing protein — protein sequence MFTVELYPALYLRAEGARRYRVNWYRVFGRSDFLWHPRHQFISRRHFAVGYEEGVYFVEDLGSTNGTFLNGVDIRGKGRARLQPGDVINVAGVLELAVEF from the coding sequence ATGTTCACAGTTGAGCTGTACCCAGCCCTCTACCTAAGGGCGGAGGGCGCCAGGCGGTATAGAGTGAATTGGTACAGAGTATTCGGCAGATCCGACTTCCTCTGGCACCCGCGCCACCAGTTTATCTCCAGAAGGCACTTCGCTGTGGGTTACGAAGAGGGCGTTTATTTCGTAGAAGACTTGGGCAGCACTAACGGCACGTTTTTAAACGGAGTGGACATTAGAGGGAAGGGAAGGGCGAGGCTTCAGCCAGGAGATGTGATAAACGTGGCCGGGGTTTTGGAGCTGGCGGTGGAATTTTAA
- the mqnC gene encoding cyclic dehypoxanthinyl futalosine synthase, producing MAERGLDRSDAVFLMKEADVFTLAKVADELTRKYFGDVVTFVNNVVINYSNICVAKCPICAFYRLPGHKEGYLRSPEEVAAMVEFFHRQYGVTELHINGGFNPFIAPEYFDELFRAVKKRAPHITIKGPTMAEVDYYARLWKTSWREVLSRWKEAGLDAISGGGAEIFAEEVRRIISPHKISGEEWVKIAEVAHEMGIPSNATMLYGHVERVEHVVDHLFRIKELQERTGGLMLFIPVKFNPLNTELAARGVVARPAPSTYDVKVVAIARLILKDRLKVGAYWLSVGKKLASTLLLSGANDLVGTMYNEAVLTSAGAQHNATAEELAAIAREAGRRPALRDTFHRILSYL from the coding sequence ATGGCCGAGAGGGGGCTTGACAGATCTGATGCTGTTTTTCTCATGAAAGAGGCCGACGTCTTTACCTTGGCTAAAGTCGCTGACGAGCTCACTAGGAAATACTTCGGCGACGTGGTAACGTTTGTGAACAACGTAGTGATTAACTACAGTAATATCTGCGTGGCTAAATGCCCCATTTGTGCCTTTTATAGACTCCCCGGCCACAAAGAGGGCTATCTGCGGAGCCCCGAGGAGGTGGCGGCGATGGTGGAGTTTTTCCACAGGCAATACGGCGTGACTGAATTACACATAAACGGCGGGTTTAACCCCTTCATCGCCCCCGAGTACTTCGACGAGTTGTTTAGAGCTGTGAAAAAGAGGGCGCCGCACATAACTATAAAGGGCCCCACCATGGCCGAGGTTGATTATTACGCAAGGCTTTGGAAAACGAGCTGGAGGGAGGTCCTGTCCAGGTGGAAAGAGGCCGGGCTAGACGCCATATCGGGCGGAGGCGCTGAGATTTTCGCCGAAGAGGTGAGGAGGATTATATCGCCGCATAAAATCTCCGGCGAGGAGTGGGTGAAAATCGCAGAAGTGGCCCACGAAATGGGCATCCCCAGCAACGCCACAATGCTCTACGGCCACGTGGAGAGAGTAGAACACGTAGTGGACCACCTCTTCCGTATTAAAGAGCTACAGGAAAGGACCGGGGGGCTCATGTTGTTCATACCCGTGAAGTTCAACCCTTTAAACACTGAGCTGGCCGCCCGCGGCGTAGTCGCCAGGCCTGCACCCTCTACATATGACGTAAAAGTCGTGGCCATTGCCAGGCTAATTTTAAAAGACAGGCTGAAGGTGGGCGCCTACTGGCTCTCTGTGGGGAAAAAACTGGCGTCGACGTTGCTCCTCTCCGGCGCAAACGACCTCGTGGGCACTATGTACAACGAGGCAGTGCTCACATCCGCGGGGGCGCAACACAACGCCACTGCCGAAGAGCTCGCCGCAATTGCGAGAGAGGCCGGGAGGAGGCCCGCCTTGAGGGACACCTTCCACAGGATCTTATCCTATCTCTAA
- the mqnC gene encoding cyclic dehypoxanthinyl futalosine synthase, with the protein MVVRAVSAEAPKREEIEELLKTDLWELGRRAYEIRRRLYGDVATFIPNMVLNYTNVCVVGCSFCAFYRPPRHREAYTYSVEDAVKRVLEVDARYGIRQVLIQGGVNPEIGIEYFEGLFRAIKSKAPHIAIHALSPLEVEYLARRERASYREILERLKEAGMESMPGGGGEILVDEVRKIISPKKIDSETWLRIMEEAHKLGIPSSATMMYGHVESLRDIAEHLYKIAQLQAKTGGFMAFIAWNFEPGTSELGRKIPHPKTSATLLRMVAVARIVFNGLIPHIQAGWLTAGPETAQLALYFGADDFGGTLYDEKVLEWKRAEAPIDKKEDVIAIIRGTGFRPAERDNLYRIVRYF; encoded by the coding sequence ATGGTGGTGCGGGCCGTATCCGCTGAGGCTCCGAAGAGAGAGGAGATAGAGGAGCTTTTAAAAACGGACTTGTGGGAGTTGGGAAGGAGGGCCTACGAGATCAGGCGGCGGCTATACGGAGATGTCGCCACTTTTATTCCAAACATGGTTCTCAATTATACAAACGTGTGTGTAGTGGGCTGTAGCTTCTGCGCCTTTTACAGGCCTCCGCGGCATCGCGAGGCGTATACTTACTCTGTGGAGGATGCGGTAAAGAGAGTCCTCGAGGTCGACGCGCGGTATGGCATTAGACAAGTGCTTATACAGGGAGGCGTCAATCCCGAAATTGGGATTGAGTACTTTGAGGGACTCTTCCGCGCTATTAAATCTAAGGCTCCTCACATTGCCATACATGCCCTCTCGCCCCTCGAGGTTGAGTATCTGGCCAGGAGGGAGAGGGCGTCTTACAGGGAGATTTTGGAGAGGTTGAAAGAGGCGGGGATGGAGTCAATGCCCGGGGGAGGGGGCGAGATTTTAGTAGACGAAGTGAGGAAAATTATTTCGCCTAAGAAAATCGACAGCGAGACTTGGCTCAGAATTATGGAGGAGGCCCATAAATTGGGCATCCCCTCGTCGGCCACTATGATGTACGGCCACGTCGAGTCTCTAAGGGATATTGCAGAGCACTTGTATAAAATAGCGCAGTTACAAGCCAAGACCGGGGGCTTTATGGCCTTTATTGCGTGGAACTTCGAGCCTGGAACTAGCGAGTTGGGGAGGAAGATACCCCATCCGAAGACCTCGGCCACTTTATTGAGAATGGTGGCAGTGGCGAGAATTGTCTTTAACGGCCTCATCCCCCACATACAAGCTGGATGGCTTACAGCGGGCCCAGAGACGGCGCAACTTGCTCTGTACTTCGGCGCGGACGACTTCGGAGGCACTTTATACGACGAGAAAGTGCTGGAGTGGAAAAGGGCAGAGGCGCCTATAGACAAAAAAGAAGACGTAATTGCCATCATAAGAGGGACGGGCTTCCGCCCTGCGGAGCGGGATAATTTATACAGAATTGTACGCTATTTCTAA